In the genome of Streptomyces sp. Tu 3180, the window CCGTCTGCGCCACCCCGAGGGCCGTCCGCGCCTTCGCCGACCGCGCCCGCCGGGCGGGCCGCCGCTGCTCCTCCATAGTCGGGCCGGCCGACTCCACCGCCGAACTGTGGCGGCTGCTCGAACCCCAGTGGGGCCCGGCCCGCGAGGTCCGCGCCCACCAGCCCCTCATGGTCACCGACCGCATGCCCGACACCGTGGCCCCCGACCCCCGCGTGCGCCGCGTCCGCAAGGACGAACTGGAGACGATCATGCCGGCGTGCGTGGCGATGTTCACCGAGGAGGTCGGCGTCTCCCCGCTGGCCGGCGACGGCGGCCTGCTCTACCAGGCCCGGGTCGCCGAACTCGTCGGCTCGGGCCGTTCCTTCGCCCGCTTCGACGCCGACGGCAAGGTCGTCTTCAAGGCCGAGATCGGCGCCGCGACGGACCGCGCCTGCCAGATCCAGGGCGTCTGGGTGGCCCCCGAGCACCGGGGCACGGGCGTCGCGGCCCCCGGCATGGCCGCCGTCCTGCGCTACGCCCTGGCGGACGTCGCCCCCCTGGTGAGCCTCTACGTCAACGACTTCAACATCCCTGCCCGCAGGACGTACCAGAAGGTGGGCTTCCGGGAGACCGGCGCCTTCATGAGCGTGCTGTTCTGAGCGCGCGCCGGGGCCACGGCCCCCGCACCGGCCCGGGACGCCGTTCTGCCCCGCCGGAACCCCCTGTAGTCTCCCCGGCATGGTGCGCTTTCCCGGTCACGGCCGCTCCCACCCCGACGACATCGTGATCGGCCCCCTCGACCTCGCCGCCCACGTCGACGCGGCGCTGGCGGTCCAGGCGGTGGCGTTCGGGCTCGGCCCCGACGAGGTGGCCGTGCGACGGCAGATCGTGCTGCGCCACATGACCTTCCCGGGCGCCAGGGCCTTCGGCGCCACCGTCGGGGGCCGCCTGGTCGGCTTCGTCTACGGCATGCCCAACGACCGCACCCACTGGTGGTCCACCGTCGTCGAGCCCTACCTGCGGGCCCGGGACAACGACGACTGGCTCGACGGCTCCTTCGTCATCACCGAGCTGCACGTCCACCCGCGCCACCAGAAGCACGGCATCGGCCGCGCCCTGATCACCACGATCACCGACGGCGCCGACGAACCCCGCTCGATCCTCTCCGCCATCGACACGGAGAGCCCCGCCCGCCGCCTGTACCGCTCCCTCGGCTACCGGGACCTCGCCCGGCAGGTCCACTTCCCCAGCGCCGCCAAGCCGTACGCCGTCATGGGCGCCCCTCTGCCACTCCTTCGCCCATAACCGATTTCCGCCGCCCCGTCCCGCCCGGCTAACCTCCTGTCATCACCCAGACGCAGCAGGAGTACGAGAACCATGGCGAACGCACCGGTCCAGCGCATGTCCCAGTTGATGGTGAAGACGCTGCGCGACGACCCGGCGGACGCCGAGGTCCTCAGCCACAAGCTGCTCGTCCGCGCCGGCTACGTGCGCCGCACCGCCGCCGGCATCTGGACGTGGCTGCCCCTCGGCAAGAAGGTCCTCGCCAACGTCGAGCGCGTCGTCCGCGAGGAGATGGACGCCATCGGCGCCCAGGAGGTGCTGCTCCCCGCCCTGCTGCCGCGTGAGCCCTACGACGCGACCGGCCGCTGGGACGAGTACGGCCCCGAGCTGTTCCGCCTCCAGGACCGCAAGGGCGGCGACTACCTCCTCGGCCCGACCCACGAGGAGATCTTCACCCTGATGGTGAAGGACCAGGCGTCCTCCTACAAGGACCTGCCGGTCGTCCTGTACCAGATCCAGAGCAAGTACCGCGACGAGGCCCGCCCCCGGGCCGGCATCCTGCGCGGCCGCGAGTTCCTGATGAAGGACTCCTACTCCTTCGACCTGGAGGACGAGGGCCTCGCCCGGTCCTACGCCCTGCACCGCCAGGCGTACCGGAAGATCTTCGAGCGCCTCGGCCTCGACTACCGCATCTGCGCGGCGACCGCCGGTGCGATGGGCGGATCCAAGTCCGAGGAGTTCCTCGCCCCGGCCGAGGCCGGCGAGGACACCTTCGCGGACTGCCCGAACTGCGACTTCGCCGCCAACACCGAGGCGGTCGCGTACGAGCTGCGGCCGGTCGACGCCTCCGGCGTCCCGGCCGCCGAGGACATCCCCACGCCCGACACCCCGACCATCGAGACCCTCGCCGCCCAGCTCGGCGTGGAGGCCTCGGCCACGCTGAAGAACCTGCTGATCAAGGTCGACGGCGAGATCGTCGCCGTGGGCGTGCCCGGCGACCGCGAGGTCGACATGGGCAAGGTCGAGGCGCACTTCGCCCCGGCCACGGTGGAACTGGTCACCGAGGCCGACTTCGCCGCCCGCCCCGACCTGGTCCGCGGCTACGTCGGCCCGCAGGGCCTGGACAAGGTGACGTACATCGCCGACCCGCGCGTGGCGCCGGGCACCTCCTGGATCACGGGCGCCAACAAGGCCGACACGCACGCGAAGAACGTGGTCGCCGGGCGCGACTTCCAGGTCGACGCGTACGTGGACGTCGTGGTGGTGCAGGAGGGCGACCCCTGCCCCAGGTGCGGCACCGGTCTCAAGCTCGACCGCGCCATCGAGATCGGCCACATCTTCCAGCTGGGCCGCAAGTACGCCGACGCCCTCAAGCTCGACGTCCTCGGCCAGAACGGCAAGCCCGTCCGCGTCACCATGGGCTCCTACGGCATCGGCGTCTCCCGCGCGGTGGCGGCCCTCGCCGAGCAGACCGCCGACGACAAGGGCCTGTGCTGGCCCCAGGAGGTCGCCCCGGCCGACGTCCACGTGGTCGCCGCGGGCAAGGCCCTCCAGACGGAGCTCGCGCTCGACGTCTCGGAGAAGCTGTCCGCGGCCGGTGTCCGCGTCCTGGTCGACGACCGCCCCGGCGTCTCCCCGGGCGTGAAGTTCACCGACTCGGAGCTGATCGGCGTCCCGCGCATCCTCGTCGCCGGCCGCCGTGCGGCCGAGGGCGTCGTGGAGCTCAAGGACCGCCGCACGGGCGAGCGCGAGGAACTCACGGTCGACGAGGCCATCGCCCGCCTCACGGCGTGACGGCGTAACGACGTCACGGGGCCCGTGCGGAACACCGACCCGCCCGGGCCCCGTCCGGCTCCCCGTCCCCGCCCCCCCGTGCCGGCGGGGGCGGACGGCCTTCTCCGGCGTGGTCCGCGGTGGCCCGCCGGGACGGGGGGCCTAGAGCCAGCCCGCGAACTCCAGCAGCAGTTCCGCGTCCTGTTCGCGGCCGACCCGGCGGGCCCGTACCCCCGACTCCACCGCGCGGAACAGGGTCCAGCCGCGCAGGCGTTCCCGGTCGACCTCCAGGGACTCCGCGAGGCGCTTCACCCGGCGACGGGTCGTCGTCGCGCCGGAGGGCTGGGCGATGAGGTCCTCCACGCGGTCGCGGACCAGCCGGGCCAGGTCGAAGGCGTGCTCGCCGACCACCGGGTCCGGGCCCACCGCCAGCCACGGCAGCCGCTCCCCGGAGAGCACCTTGCTCTGCCGGAACGTGCCGTGCAGCAGCCGGTGCTCGGGCGGCGCGGCCAGCAGCTCCTCACGGGCCGTCAGCGCCGCCTCCACCAGCGGCGCCACCTCCGGGTCGGTCGCCGCGCTCGCCCGCAT includes:
- a CDS encoding GNAT family N-acetyltransferase — translated: MLTQTTSRVLEPSDLDAALAVLDREPVANAFVAARVQVAGLDPWRLGGEMWGWYEGGVLTSLCYAGANLVPVCATPRAVRAFADRARRAGRRCSSIVGPADSTAELWRLLEPQWGPAREVRAHQPLMVTDRMPDTVAPDPRVRRVRKDELETIMPACVAMFTEEVGVSPLAGDGGLLYQARVAELVGSGRSFARFDADGKVVFKAEIGAATDRACQIQGVWVAPEHRGTGVAAPGMAAVLRYALADVAPLVSLYVNDFNIPARRTYQKVGFRETGAFMSVLF
- a CDS encoding GNAT family N-acetyltransferase; translation: MVRFPGHGRSHPDDIVIGPLDLAAHVDAALAVQAVAFGLGPDEVAVRRQIVLRHMTFPGARAFGATVGGRLVGFVYGMPNDRTHWWSTVVEPYLRARDNDDWLDGSFVITELHVHPRHQKHGIGRALITTITDGADEPRSILSAIDTESPARRLYRSLGYRDLARQVHFPSAAKPYAVMGAPLPLLRP
- a CDS encoding proline--tRNA ligase; the encoded protein is MANAPVQRMSQLMVKTLRDDPADAEVLSHKLLVRAGYVRRTAAGIWTWLPLGKKVLANVERVVREEMDAIGAQEVLLPALLPREPYDATGRWDEYGPELFRLQDRKGGDYLLGPTHEEIFTLMVKDQASSYKDLPVVLYQIQSKYRDEARPRAGILRGREFLMKDSYSFDLEDEGLARSYALHRQAYRKIFERLGLDYRICAATAGAMGGSKSEEFLAPAEAGEDTFADCPNCDFAANTEAVAYELRPVDASGVPAAEDIPTPDTPTIETLAAQLGVEASATLKNLLIKVDGEIVAVGVPGDREVDMGKVEAHFAPATVELVTEADFAARPDLVRGYVGPQGLDKVTYIADPRVAPGTSWITGANKADTHAKNVVAGRDFQVDAYVDVVVVQEGDPCPRCGTGLKLDRAIEIGHIFQLGRKYADALKLDVLGQNGKPVRVTMGSYGIGVSRAVAALAEQTADDKGLCWPQEVAPADVHVVAAGKALQTELALDVSEKLSAAGVRVLVDDRPGVSPGVKFTDSELIGVPRILVAGRRAAEGVVELKDRRTGEREELTVDEAIARLTA